From Streptomyces sp. TLI_235, a single genomic window includes:
- a CDS encoding chaperonin GroES has protein sequence MPDFHPEHDRLVVRPIGEPAADADTRTGEVVAVGPGRPLESGKPHPVDVKVGDRIVFATFSGSAIEVEGETYLEVPEDEVLSLSAE, from the coding sequence ATGCCCGACTTCCACCCGGAGCACGATCGCCTGGTCGTCAGGCCGATCGGGGAACCCGCCGCGGACGCCGACACCCGTACGGGCGAGGTGGTGGCGGTGGGACCCGGCCGGCCACTGGAGAGCGGCAAGCCGCACCCGGTGGACGTCAAGGTCGGCGACCGAATCGTCTTCGCCACGTTCTCCGGCTCGGCGATCGAGGTTGAGGGGGAGACGTACCTGGAGGTCCCCGAGGACGAGGTCCTCTCGCTGTCCGCCGAGTAG